A genomic window from Gossypium hirsutum isolate 1008001.06 chromosome D12, Gossypium_hirsutum_v2.1, whole genome shotgun sequence includes:
- the LOC107946020 gene encoding ADP-ribosylation factor produces the protein MGLSFTKLFSRLFAKKEMRILMVGLDAAGKTTILYKLKLGEIVTTIPTIGFNVETVEYKNISFTVWDVGGQDKIRPLWRHYFQNTQGLIFVVDSNDRDRVVEARDELHRMLNEDELRDAVLLVFANKQDLPNAMNAAEITDKLGLHSLRQRHWYIQSTCATSGEGLYEGLDWLSNNIANKA, from the exons ATGGGGCTGTCTTTCACAAAGCTGTTCAGCCGGCTTTTTGCCAAGAAGGAGATGCGTATATTGATGGTTGGACTTGATGCTGCTGGTAAAACCACCATTCTTTACAAGCTCAAGTTGGGAGAGATTGTCACCACAATTCCAACCATTG GTTTCAATGTGGAAACTGTGGAATACAAGAACATCAGCTTTACTGTCTGGGATGTTGGTGGCCAGGACAAG ATTCGTCCATTGTGGAGGCATTACTTCCAAAACACACAAGGACTCATTTTTGTGGTTGATAGCAATGATCGTGATCGTGTGGTCGAAGCCAGGGATGAGTTGCACAGGATGTTGAACGAG GATGAGTTGAGGGATGCTGTGCTACTGGTATTTGCAAACAAGCAAGATCTTCCAAATGCTATGAATGCTGCCGAGATCACTGACAAGCTTGGCCTTCATTCTCTCCGTCAGCGCCACTG GTACATACAGAGCACATGTGCCACTTCCGGTGAAGGACTGTATGAGGGACTGGATTGGCTCTCAAACAACATTGCGAACAAG GCTTAA